A region of Vespula vulgaris chromosome 1, iyVesVulg1.1, whole genome shotgun sequence DNA encodes the following proteins:
- the LOC127064399 gene encoding ATP-dependent RNA helicase DDX42 — MSYHRGGGNKPKGFGFPGFQMTGTKRSGSNIPPPPPNSVLSKQGYHTMNSITENALSACWGMPKKRSKTEEEYFEDDDDPPTSSLEYIPAPGSPTYDLMKKTTPKEDSDSEEDPLDAFMAGIDAEVKKNNYEAQLAEEDRKEDKSKGFRADIDGEDDEESYYRYMEENPTAGLQQEESDQEIEYDEDGNPIAPPKKKEIDPLPAVDHSEIEYESFEKNFYNVHEEIANLSKQQIDDLRKTLGIKVSGPSPPNPVTSFGHFGFDDALIKAIRKNEYTQPTPIQAQAVPAALSGRDIIGIAKTGSGKTAAFIWPMLVHIMDQRELKTGDGPIGLILAPTRELSQQIYQEAKKFGKVYNIQVCCCYGGGSKWEQSKALEAGAEIVVATPGRMIDLVKMKATNLTRVTFLVLDEADRMFDMGFEPQVRSICNHVRPDRQTLLFSATFKKKVEKLARDVLTDPVRIVQGDVGEANTDVTQHVIMFHNNPSGKWSWLLHNLVEFLSAGSLLIFVTKKLNAEELANNLKLKEVDVLLLHGDMDQIERNKVITAFKKKDVSTLVATDVAARGLDIPHIKTVVNYDVARDIDTHTHRIGRTGRAGEKGTAYTLVTEKDKEFAGHLVRNLEGANQEVPKSLMDLAMQSAWFRKSRFKGGKGKSLNVGGAGLGFRERPDTSTNTTSGTSQGSKDISEVVKKLERHGPGSDRLSAMKAAFRSQYNSQFRASSDHTWEQTITPPSVIMPPPPPVPPKPSVDRPKDNQTSNSSESDNKTERKRVRKSRWE; from the exons atgagTTATCACCGTGGTGGTGGTAATAAACCCAAAGGTTTTGGATTCCCTGGTTTTCAAATGACAGGAACCAAACGAAGTGGTTCCAATatacctcctcctccaccaaaTTCAGTACTGAGTAAACAAGGATATCACACTATGAACTCTATTACTGAAAATGCTTTATCTGCTTGTTGGGGTATGCCAAAGAAACGTAGCAAAACTGAAGAAGA ATATTTTGAAGACGATGATGATCCTCCTACATCCTCCTTGGAGTATATACCTGCACCTGGATCGCCAACAtatgatttaatgaaaaagacaACACCAAAAGAAGATAGCGATAGCGAAGAAGATCCTTTAGATGCTTTTATGGCAGGTATTGATGCagaagttaagaaaaataattatgaagcTCAGCTAGCAGAAGAAGATCGTAAAGAAGACAAGTCTAAAGGATTTAGAGCAGATATAGATGGAGAGGACGATGAAGAGAGTTATTATAG GTACATGGAAGAAAATCCTACTGCTGGATTACAACAAGAAGAGTCTGATCAGGAGATCGAATATGATGAAGATGGAAATCCTATAGCACctcccaaaaaaaaagagattgatCCATTACCAGCAGTTGACCATAGTGAAATAGAATATGagtcttttgaaaaaaatttttataatgtacACGAAGAAATTGCAAATTTAAGTAAGCAACAAATTGATGATTTAAGAAAGACTTTGGGTATAAAAGTATCAGGACCTTCGCCACCGAATCCTGTCACTAGTTTCGGACATTTTGGATTTGACGATGCTCTGATAAAAGCCATTCGAAAGAATGAGTATACACAACCCACACCAATTCAAGCTCAAGCTGTCCCTGCTGCCTTAAGTGGACGAGATATTATAGGTATTGCAAAAACTGGTAGTGGAAAGACAGCAGCTTTTATATGGCCAATGTTAGTTCATATCATGGACCAGAGAGAATTAAAAACTGGAGATGGTCCTATTGGTCTTATTTTGGCACCAACTAGAGAATTATCTCAACAG ATTTATCAAGAAGCAAAGAAGTTTGGTAAAGTGTATAACATACAAGTCTGTTGTTGTTACGGGGGTGGTAGTAAATGGGAACAAAGTAAAGCTTTAGAAGCTGGTGCTGAAATAGTTGTTGCAACTCCTGGTAGAATGATTGACTTGGTTAAAATGAAAGCAACAAATTTAACAAGGGTCACATTTTTGGTATTGGATGAAGCGGATCGAATGTTTGATATGGGATTTG agcCTCAAGTGCGATCGATATGTAATCACGTTAGACCAGACAGACAAACGCTACTTTTTAGCGCCACATTTAAGAAGAAAGTTGAAAAACTTGCTAGAGACGTTTTAACAGATCCAGTAAGGATAGTTCAGGGAGATGTTGGAGAAGCCAATACAGATGTAACTCAACATGTCATAATGTTTCATAATAATCCTTCTGGTAAATGGTCTTGGTTATTACATAATCTTGTAGAGTTTTTAAGTGCTGGAAGTTTATTAATCTTTGTGACCAAAAAG tTGAATGCAGAGGAGCTTGCTAATAATCTTAAGTTAAAAGAAGTTGATGTTTTACTTTTGCATGGTGATATGGAccaaattgaaagaaataaagttattacagcgtttaaaaaaaaggatgtcAGCACCTTAGTAGCTACTGATGTAGCTg CTCGTGGTTTGGACATTCCACATATAAAGACAGTCGTGAATTATGACGTAGCACGTGATATTGATACGCATACTCATAGAATAGGTAGAACAGGTCGAGCAGGAGAAAAGGGTACTGCATATACTCTTGTGacggaaaaagataaagaatttgCTGGTCATTTAGTAAGGAATCTTGAAGGTGCAAATCAGGAAGTTCCTAAAAGTTTAATGGATTTGGCCATGCAAAGTGCTTGGTTCAGAAAGTCTAGATTTAAAGGTGGAAAAGGTAAAAGTTTGAATGTTGGTGGTGCTGGACTTGGTTTCAGAGAAAGACCTGATACTTCAACGAATACG ACCAGCGGCACTTCGCAAGGATCCAAAGATATAAGTGaagttgttaaaaaattagaaagacaTGGTCCAGGCAGTGATCGTCTTTCTGCTATGAAAGCTGCTTTCCGAAGCCAATATAATTcacaa ttcCGAGCGTCGTCGGATCATACGTGGGAACAAACTATCACACCACCTTCGGTTATAATGCCGCCACCACCTCCAGTGCCCCCAAAACCTAGTGTAGATCGACCTAAAGACAACCAAACCTCGAATTCTTCTGAATCAGACAACAAAACGGAACGGAAAAGAGTACGGAAAAGTCGTTgggaatga